Proteins encoded in a region of the Vicinamibacterales bacterium genome:
- a CDS encoding PLP-dependent aminotransferase family protein yields MLSIEREFVRTERPLYGHLVSLLESAIARGELPSGARVPPERALAQRLKISRTTVVSAYRELESRGLLRGYVGRGTFVCAAPEPEGTPFAWRGKIAAAALRSSDSTLRDVVRHSADARLLSLAAGEPAIDHFPNEAFLEAVNHALSTDADGVWGHGATEGQLPLRTAIADRYRVPRESVLILSGAQQGLDLLARCLIDPGDAVILDRPGYLGAIQSFRAAGAKLIGWDIVRGDSDELEDLLVRYRPKLIYTNPTFHNPTGATMTIRLRRELLSLAQRYRVPIVEDATYRDLYFNEAPPPSLRELDDHNLVIYLNSFSKVMAPGLRLGWIAAAPSIVEQIAIIKQRLDPHTPNLVQLAVARLMQRGAFDAHLRSLRTEHARRCTQMIAAIQRHIPAGAIRFARPNGGLYLWCRLAAGLNATALHDRALSAGVTFVPGPAFYPDPAGGSDLRLCFTSVLPATAEEGIRRLARCIGDVRMTA; encoded by the coding sequence ATGCTGTCCATAGAACGCGAGTTCGTCCGCACCGAACGGCCGCTGTACGGCCATCTCGTCTCGCTGCTCGAGTCCGCCATCGCCCGCGGCGAGCTGCCCTCCGGGGCGCGCGTGCCGCCCGAGCGCGCGCTCGCGCAGCGGCTGAAGATCAGCCGCACGACGGTGGTCAGCGCCTACCGCGAGCTCGAATCGCGCGGCCTGCTGCGCGGCTACGTCGGCCGCGGCACCTTCGTGTGCGCCGCGCCCGAGCCCGAGGGCACGCCGTTCGCCTGGCGCGGGAAGATCGCCGCCGCGGCGCTGCGCTCGAGCGATTCGACGCTGCGTGACGTCGTCCGCCACTCCGCCGACGCGCGGCTCCTGTCGCTCGCCGCCGGCGAGCCCGCGATCGATCATTTTCCGAACGAGGCGTTCCTCGAGGCGGTCAATCACGCGCTCTCGACGGACGCCGACGGCGTCTGGGGGCACGGCGCGACCGAAGGACAACTGCCGCTGCGCACCGCGATCGCCGACCGCTACCGCGTCCCGCGCGAGAGCGTGCTGATCCTGTCGGGCGCGCAGCAGGGGCTCGACCTGCTCGCGCGCTGCCTGATCGATCCCGGCGACGCCGTGATCCTCGATCGTCCGGGGTATCTCGGCGCGATCCAGTCGTTCCGCGCCGCCGGCGCGAAACTGATTGGCTGGGACATCGTCCGCGGCGACAGCGACGAGCTCGAGGATCTGCTCGTCCGCTATCGCCCGAAGCTGATTTACACCAACCCGACGTTCCACAATCCCACCGGCGCGACGATGACGATCCGGCTGCGCCGCGAGCTGCTCTCGCTGGCGCAGCGCTACCGGGTGCCGATCGTCGAGGACGCGACGTATCGCGATCTCTATTTCAACGAGGCGCCGCCGCCGTCGCTGCGCGAGCTGGACGATCACAACCTGGTGATTTATCTGAACAGCTTCTCGAAGGTGATGGCGCCCGGGCTCCGTCTCGGCTGGATCGCCGCGGCGCCGTCCATCGTGGAGCAGATCGCCATCATCAAGCAGCGCCTCGATCCGCACACGCCCAATCTGGTGCAGCTCGCCGTCGCGCGGCTGATGCAGCGCGGCGCGTTCGACGCGCACCTGCGCAGCCTGCGGACGGAGCACGCGAGGCGCTGCACGCAGATGATCGCCGCGATCCAGCGCCACATCCCGGCCGGCGCGATCCGCTTTGCGCGCCCCAACGGCGGCCTGTATCTGTGGTGCCGTCTGGCCGCGGGCCTCAACGCCACGGCGCTGCACGACCGCGCCTTGTCCGCCGGCGTCACGTTCGTGCCGGGGCCGGCCTTCTACCCGGATCCGGCCGGCGGCTCCGATCTCCGGCTCTGCTTCACCAGCGTGCTGCCCGCGACCGCGGAGGAAGGGATCCGACGGCTGGCGCGCTGCATCGGCGACGTCAGGATGACCGCCTGA
- a CDS encoding NAD(P)/FAD-dependent oxidoreductase has protein sequence MYDVIIVGAGPAGLSAALILGRSRRRVLVCDTGRPRNAASRAMHGFLTRDGMPPAEFLTIAREQMRRYETVELRDAEVTRAECNEGLFHVTLQDGVRLAARKLLIATGVVDNLPAIPGFRELYGLGVFHCPYCDGWEVRDQPLAVYGRGARGLGLSLELTGWSRDIVLCTDGPAELDADAIARLTRNGITVRDERIARLEGTGAVERIVFESGDALPRRAVFFTTGQTQQSELARALGCEINEKGTVRTGKYEATHLTGLYVAGDASRAVQWVVVAAAEGAEAAFAINTDLLKEDLS, from the coding sequence ATGTACGACGTCATCATCGTCGGCGCCGGCCCCGCCGGCCTCAGCGCCGCGCTCATTCTGGGACGCAGCCGCCGCCGCGTCCTGGTGTGCGACACCGGGCGCCCGCGCAACGCCGCGTCGCGCGCGATGCACGGCTTCCTCACGCGCGACGGCATGCCCCCCGCCGAGTTCCTGACGATCGCGCGCGAGCAGATGCGCCGCTACGAGACCGTCGAGCTGCGCGACGCGGAAGTCACCCGCGCCGAGTGCAACGAGGGTCTCTTCCACGTCACGCTGCAGGACGGCGTGCGCCTCGCCGCGCGCAAGCTGCTGATCGCCACCGGCGTCGTCGACAACCTGCCGGCGATCCCCGGCTTCCGAGAGCTGTACGGGCTCGGCGTCTTTCATTGTCCCTACTGTGACGGCTGGGAAGTGCGCGATCAGCCGCTGGCGGTGTACGGCCGCGGCGCGCGCGGCCTCGGGCTGTCGCTGGAGCTGACGGGATGGTCGCGCGACATCGTGCTCTGCACCGATGGTCCGGCGGAGCTCGATGCCGACGCGATCGCGCGGCTGACGCGCAACGGCATCACCGTCCGCGACGAGCGCATCGCGCGCCTCGAAGGGACCGGCGCGGTCGAGCGGATCGTGTTCGAGAGCGGCGACGCGCTGCCGCGCCGTGCGGTGTTCTTCACGACCGGACAGACGCAGCAGTCGGAGCTGGCCCGCGCGCTCGGTTGCGAGATCAACGAAAAAGGCACCGTCCGCACGGGCAAGTACGAAGCGACGCATCTCACCGGTTTGTACGTGGCCGGCGACGCGTCGCGGGCGGTGCAGTGGGTCGTCGTCGCCGCCGCGGAAGGGGCGGAGGCGGCCTTTGCCATCAACACCGACCTCCTGAAAGAGGACCTTTCCTGA
- a CDS encoding PDZ domain-containing protein, whose product MRSTVLALAILLGTPLSARQQAGAAAVVYRVSFPEAEHHVAAVEVTFPNVPGATLQARMSRSSPGRYAVHEFAKNVFDVRAFDGKGKELTLARPNPYQWDVAGHDGTVRITYRIFGNLVDGTYLGIDTTHAHMNLPATLMWARQMDARPARVTFAPPPGSNWRPATQLFPTSDPWTFTAPNLQYLFDSPTELSAHTVREFTVANPDGKTFAIRAAIHTESAERDIDEYAAGVEKIVREAVTVFGEYPEFDTGSYTFLADYLPGNGGDGMEHRNSTVVSGRGSVRSGLGTASHEFFHAWNVERIRPQGLEPFNYEEANLTDLLWVAEGFTQYYGSLIMGRAGLADVRRTVAGMGSLAGAVINGPGRRFRSPVEMSHMAPFTDAARSVDPTNFGITFISYYTYGGAVALGLDLSLRDRTNGRVTLDDFMRAMWKAHGKPGGPQPGLVARPYTLADLRDRLAEVSGDRAFAEDFYRRYMVGREVVDYARLMQRAGVVLRKRNAGRGWAGDLRAGDAPNRLGNLQAPGTPAYEAGLEQNDTIVEADGQAVASIQQLTEAIAAKKPGDRIVIGFKRGSTSGTANVALREDPDLEAVLLEDAGGTPSADQKTFRDRWLGSQRR is encoded by the coding sequence ATGCGTTCGACCGTCCTCGCCCTCGCCATCCTGCTCGGCACGCCGCTGTCTGCCCGGCAGCAGGCCGGCGCCGCCGCCGTCGTCTACCGGGTCTCGTTCCCCGAAGCGGAGCATCACGTGGCCGCCGTGGAAGTCACGTTCCCGAACGTTCCCGGCGCGACCCTCCAGGCGCGTATGAGCCGATCGTCGCCCGGGCGCTACGCCGTCCACGAGTTCGCCAAGAACGTCTTCGACGTGCGCGCGTTCGACGGCAAGGGGAAAGAGCTGACCCTCGCCCGGCCGAACCCGTATCAGTGGGACGTCGCCGGACACGACGGCACGGTGCGGATCACCTACCGCATCTTCGGCAATCTCGTCGACGGCACCTACCTCGGCATCGACACGACGCACGCGCACATGAACCTGCCGGCGACGCTGATGTGGGCGCGGCAGATGGATGCACGCCCGGCGCGCGTCACCTTCGCGCCGCCGCCCGGCTCGAACTGGCGCCCGGCGACGCAGCTGTTTCCGACCTCGGATCCGTGGACCTTCACCGCGCCGAACCTGCAGTACCTGTTCGACAGCCCGACCGAGCTGAGCGCGCACACCGTCCGCGAGTTCACGGTCGCCAATCCCGACGGCAAGACGTTCGCGATTCGCGCGGCCATCCATACCGAGAGCGCCGAGCGGGACATCGACGAGTACGCCGCCGGCGTCGAGAAGATCGTGCGCGAGGCGGTGACCGTGTTCGGCGAGTATCCGGAGTTCGACACCGGGTCGTACACGTTCCTGGCCGATTACCTGCCGGGCAACGGCGGCGACGGCATGGAGCACCGGAACAGCACCGTCGTGAGCGGGCGGGGCAGCGTGCGCAGCGGGCTGGGCACGGCGTCGCACGAGTTCTTTCACGCCTGGAACGTCGAGCGAATCCGTCCGCAGGGGCTGGAGCCGTTCAACTACGAGGAAGCGAACCTCACCGACCTGTTGTGGGTGGCCGAAGGATTCACGCAGTACTACGGCTCGCTCATCATGGGGCGGGCCGGGCTGGCGGACGTCAGGCGCACCGTCGCCGGCATGGGCAGCCTCGCCGGCGCCGTCATCAACGGCCCGGGGCGGCGGTTCCGCTCGCCGGTGGAGATGAGCCACATGGCGCCGTTCACCGACGCCGCGCGTTCCGTCGATCCGACGAACTTCGGCATCACGTTCATCTCGTATTACACCTACGGCGGCGCCGTCGCGCTCGGTCTCGATCTCTCGCTGCGCGACAGGACGAACGGCAGGGTCACGCTCGACGACTTCATGCGGGCGATGTGGAAGGCGCACGGCAAGCCCGGGGGTCCGCAGCCCGGTCTCGTCGCCAGGCCCTACACCCTCGCCGATCTCCGCGACCGCCTCGCGGAGGTGTCCGGCGACCGCGCGTTCGCCGAAGACTTCTACCGCCGCTACATGGTCGGGCGCGAGGTCGTCGATTACGCGCGCCTGATGCAGCGCGCCGGCGTGGTGCTGCGCAAGCGCAATGCCGGGCGCGGCTGGGCGGGCGACCTGCGCGCGGGGGACGCACCGAATCGTCTCGGCAACCTGCAGGCGCCGGGCACGCCCGCGTACGAAGCAGGGCTCGAGCAGAACGACACCATCGTCGAAGCGGACGGTCAGGCAGTCGCGTCGATCCAGCAGCTCACCGAGGCGATTGCCGCGAAGAAGCCCGGCGACCGGATCGTCATCGGCTTCAAGCGCGGCAGCACCAGCGGAACCGCGAACGTCGCACTCCGCGAGGATCCGGATCTCGAAGCCGTGCTCCTCGAAGACGCCGGCGGCACCCCGAGCGCCGACCAGAAGACCTTCCGCGACCGCTGGCTCGGATCCCAGCGCCGCTGA
- the speB gene encoding agmatinase, with amino-acid sequence MKSRQLDSGTSPRFAQPATFMRLPHQTDLAGVDVAILGVPFDSGTSYRSGARLGPREIRSQSSLIRPYSYFQRVSPFAELTIVDAGDVDAPPVGIEAAYTAIEAGVSRVLEAGAIPLVVGGDHSISLPCLRAAAKRHGPLALVQFDAHIDTWGDYFGGKYFHGSPFRRAIEERIIDPATYVQVGIRGPMYGDDEDFAFQRGSSVTTIDIRMLKSGGVAATMARVKEIVGSRPLYVTFDIDCVDPAYAPGTGTPEVGGVSSYEAQELVRALAGSNLVACDVVEVAPVFDGPGQITSLLAANIMFELLCVIALGRGHA; translated from the coding sequence GTGAAGTCCAGGCAGCTCGATTCGGGTACGAGCCCGCGCTTCGCGCAGCCGGCGACGTTCATGCGGCTGCCGCACCAGACCGATCTCGCGGGGGTCGACGTCGCGATCCTCGGCGTGCCCTTCGACAGCGGCACCTCGTACCGGTCCGGCGCCCGGCTGGGACCCCGCGAGATCCGGTCACAGTCGTCGCTGATCCGGCCGTACTCCTATTTCCAGAGGGTCTCGCCCTTCGCCGAGCTGACCATCGTCGACGCCGGGGACGTGGACGCGCCGCCGGTCGGCATCGAAGCCGCCTACACGGCGATCGAGGCCGGCGTCTCGCGCGTGCTGGAGGCGGGAGCCATCCCGCTCGTCGTCGGCGGCGATCACTCGATCTCGCTCCCGTGCCTTCGCGCCGCGGCGAAGCGGCACGGACCCCTCGCGCTCGTGCAGTTCGACGCGCACATCGACACGTGGGGGGATTACTTCGGCGGCAAGTACTTCCATGGCTCGCCGTTCCGCCGCGCGATCGAGGAGCGGATCATCGATCCCGCCACCTACGTGCAGGTCGGCATCCGCGGCCCGATGTACGGCGACGACGAGGATTTCGCGTTCCAGCGGGGCAGCAGCGTGACGACCATCGACATCCGCATGCTGAAGAGCGGCGGCGTCGCGGCGACGATGGCGAGGGTCAAGGAGATCGTCGGCAGCCGGCCGCTGTACGTCACGTTCGACATCGATTGCGTGGATCCGGCGTACGCGCCGGGCACCGGCACGCCGGAGGTCGGCGGCGTCTCCAGTTACGAGGCGCAGGAACTGGTGCGCGCGCTGGCCGGCAGCAACCTCGTCGCCTGCGACGTCGTGGAAGTGGCGCCGGTGTTCGACGGGCCGGGCCAGATTACGTCGCTGCTCGCGGCCAACATCATGTTCGAGCTGTTGTGCGTGATCGCGCTCGGCCGAGGTCACGCGTGA
- a CDS encoding ABC transporter permease produces the protein MSAKTLIVALSEFTTLTRSKAFLVGILLMPVFMAIALGVQKFTRNATDIRDRRFVIIDRTGVLYPAVAAAAEEWNRGAAATGVQTAPRFLPAPEMFGEQDEHARAALSDRVRKDDIYAFVEIPADALDPAATGTIRYHSNHPSYRTLPSWIGNVVNREIMNQRFRQAAIDRALVARLTRRTDLEELGLLQRDASGQIRAAVAVDKVRTMAIPVGMMMILLFSVMSGAPQLLNSVIEEKMSRISEVLIGSVTPFELMMGKLIGSVAVSVLLATVYIAGGAGVANYMGYGDALRVSDVGWLMLFLVMASFMFGSIFITIGAACSDLKDAQGMMTPAMLIMMLPWMTWFAILNAPDSSMSMGLSLFPTAAPFLMLLRIMIPPGPPVWQIVLAVAISAVTTVAAVYAAGKIFRTGLLMQGKAATFGEMWKWVRES, from the coding sequence ATGAGCGCCAAGACGCTGATCGTCGCGCTCTCCGAGTTCACGACGCTGACCCGCTCGAAGGCGTTCCTGGTCGGCATCCTGCTGATGCCCGTCTTCATGGCGATTGCGCTCGGCGTGCAGAAGTTCACCCGCAACGCGACCGACATCCGGGATCGCCGCTTCGTCATCATCGATCGCACCGGCGTGCTGTATCCGGCGGTGGCGGCCGCGGCGGAGGAGTGGAACCGCGGCGCCGCCGCCACCGGCGTCCAGACCGCGCCGCGCTTCCTGCCGGCCCCCGAGATGTTCGGCGAGCAGGACGAGCACGCGCGCGCCGCGCTGTCCGATCGGGTGCGGAAGGACGACATCTACGCGTTCGTCGAGATCCCCGCCGATGCGCTCGATCCGGCAGCCACCGGCACCATCCGCTATCACTCGAACCATCCCTCGTATCGCACGCTCCCGAGCTGGATCGGCAACGTCGTCAACCGCGAGATCATGAACCAGCGCTTCCGCCAGGCGGCGATCGACCGCGCGCTGGTGGCGCGGCTGACGAGGCGCACCGATCTCGAGGAGCTGGGGCTGCTGCAGCGCGACGCCAGCGGTCAGATTCGCGCCGCCGTGGCGGTCGACAAGGTCCGCACCATGGCGATTCCCGTCGGCATGATGATGATCCTGCTGTTCTCGGTGATGTCGGGCGCGCCGCAGCTGCTCAACAGCGTCATCGAAGAGAAGATGAGCCGGATCAGCGAAGTGCTGATCGGATCGGTCACGCCGTTCGAGCTGATGATGGGCAAGCTGATCGGCAGCGTCGCCGTCTCGGTCCTGCTCGCGACCGTCTACATCGCCGGCGGCGCCGGCGTCGCCAACTACATGGGATACGGCGACGCGCTGCGGGTGAGCGACGTCGGCTGGCTGATGCTCTTCCTCGTCATGGCGTCGTTCATGTTCGGATCGATCTTCATCACCATCGGCGCCGCGTGCTCCGACCTCAAGGACGCGCAGGGGATGATGACGCCGGCGATGCTCATCATGATGCTGCCGTGGATGACGTGGTTCGCGATCCTGAACGCGCCCGACAGCTCGATGTCGATGGGCCTGTCGCTGTTCCCGACCGCCGCGCCGTTCCTGATGCTGCTGCGGATCATGATTCCGCCCGGTCCGCCGGTGTGGCAGATCGTCCTCGCCGTCGCCATCTCCGCGGTCACGACCGTCGCCGCCGTGTACGCGGCGGGCAAGATCTTCCGCACCGGGCTGTTGATGCAGGGCAAGGCGGCGACGTTCGGCGAAATGTGGAAGTGGGTCCGGGAAAGCTAG
- a CDS encoding ATP-binding cassette domain-containing protein, which translates to MTDAIRLTDVTKRFNGLTAVDRLTLTVPRGSIYGFIGPNGSGKTTTLRMIMNILLPDEGHIDVLDSSGGGPAPDARRPGRRPKAVAARDRVSYLPEERGLYKKMTVRRLLRYYGQLKGRSVADLDPQIADWMSRMGMQGWDDKKIESLSKGMSQKVQFVAAVVSQPELLILDEPFSGLDPVNAETLKDAVLEMRRRGATVVFSTHDMATAEKMCDRIFMIFRGRKVLDGTLHDIQAQYGFDTVRLRTSAGAVALSGIPGVDAVNDYGQLQEVRLSCDAQRFLQQLAQRTPVHHFEITRPSLHDIFVRIARPAAGEDASV; encoded by the coding sequence GTGACCGACGCCATCCGCCTGACCGACGTCACCAAGCGGTTCAACGGCCTCACCGCCGTCGACCGGCTGACGCTCACCGTGCCGCGCGGCTCGATCTACGGCTTCATCGGACCGAACGGATCCGGCAAGACCACGACCCTGCGGATGATCATGAACATCCTGCTGCCCGACGAGGGGCACATCGACGTGCTCGACTCGTCCGGCGGCGGTCCCGCCCCGGACGCCAGGCGCCCCGGGCGCCGGCCCAAGGCCGTCGCCGCGCGCGACCGCGTCAGCTACCTGCCGGAGGAGCGCGGTCTCTATAAGAAGATGACCGTCCGGCGGCTGCTGCGCTATTACGGTCAGCTCAAAGGGCGCAGCGTCGCCGACCTGGATCCGCAGATCGCCGACTGGATGTCCCGCATGGGCATGCAGGGGTGGGACGACAAGAAGATCGAGTCGCTCTCGAAGGGCATGTCGCAGAAGGTGCAGTTCGTCGCCGCCGTGGTCTCGCAGCCGGAGCTGCTGATCCTCGACGAGCCGTTCTCCGGCCTCGATCCGGTCAACGCCGAAACCCTGAAGGACGCGGTGCTCGAGATGCGCCGCCGCGGGGCGACGGTGGTGTTCAGCACGCACGACATGGCGACCGCGGAGAAGATGTGCGATCGCATCTTCATGATCTTCCGCGGCAGGAAGGTTCTCGACGGCACGCTCCACGACATCCAGGCGCAGTACGGCTTCGACACCGTGCGGCTGCGGACCAGCGCGGGCGCCGTCGCGCTGAGCGGCATTCCCGGGGTGGACGCGGTCAACGACTACGGCCAGCTGCAGGAGGTGCGGCTGTCGTGCGACGCGCAGCGGTTCCTGCAGCAGCTCGCGCAGCGCACGCCGGTGCACCACTTCGAGATCACCCGCCCCTCGCTGCACGACATCTTCGTCCGCATCGCGCGTCCCGCCGCGGGGGAGGACGCGTCCGTATGA
- a CDS encoding cytochrome c3 family protein: protein MSQIFHRSTNLWSKFSIAAGLIFVGFIGWVVVTMSWSGYTTGQGVIKDQPVQFSHAHHVGSMGIDCRYCHTTVEESAFANIPPTKTCMNCHSQIWTNAPILEPVRASFRENRPLQWQRVHDLPDFVYFNHSIHVAKGVGCATCHGPVDRMPLMYQENSLQMSWCLDCHRNPAKFVRPRDQVFNMAYQRPADDPGLGERLVKEYKIADSLQLTSCSTCHR, encoded by the coding sequence ATGAGTCAGATTTTCCATCGCAGCACAAACCTCTGGTCCAAGTTCAGCATCGCGGCCGGCCTCATCTTCGTGGGGTTCATCGGCTGGGTGGTCGTGACGATGTCGTGGTCGGGATACACGACGGGCCAGGGGGTCATCAAGGACCAGCCGGTCCAGTTCAGTCATGCGCATCACGTCGGCTCGATGGGCATCGATTGCCGCTACTGCCATACGACCGTGGAGGAGTCGGCCTTCGCCAACATCCCTCCCACCAAGACCTGCATGAACTGCCACTCGCAGATCTGGACCAACGCCCCGATCCTCGAGCCCGTGCGGGCCAGTTTCCGTGAGAACCGCCCGCTGCAGTGGCAGCGCGTCCACGATCTTCCCGACTTCGTGTACTTCAACCACAGCATTCACGTCGCGAAAGGGGTCGGCTGCGCCACGTGCCACGGTCCCGTCGACCGTATGCCCCTGATGTACCAGGAGAACAGCCTCCAGATGAGCTGGTGCCTGGACTGCCACCGCAATCCCGCGAAGTTCGTCCGCCCGCGCGATCAGGTCTTCAACATGGCCTATCAGCGCCCCGCCGACGACCCCGGACTCGGCGAACGCCTGGTGAAGGAATACAAGATCGCGGACTCCCTGCAGCTCACGAGCTGCTCGACTTGCCACAGATGA